In Segatella copri, the DNA window AAGGCTAAGATTGAGTTGTCAAGCTCTACATCTACCGAAATCAACTTGCCATACATCACAGCCGTTGACGGTATGCCAAAGCACTTGGTTAAGACTTTGACCCGTGCACAGTTCGAGCAGTTGGCTCACAACCTGATTCAGGCTTGCTTGGTACCTTGCCAGAATGCCGTTCGTGACGCTAAGCTCTCTACATCAGATATTGACGAGGTTATCCTGGTTGGTGGTTCAAGCCGTATCCCAGCCGTTCAGACACTCGTTAAGAACTACTTCGGCAAGGAGCCTTCTAAGGGTGTTAACCCAGATGAGGTTGTTGCAGTAGGTGCAGCTATCCAGGGTGCCATCCTGAACAAGGAAGAGGGTGTTGGTGACATCGTATTGCTCGACGTTACTCCATTGACTCTCGGTATCGAGACTATGGGTGGTGTGATGACTAAGCTCATCGATGCCAATACAACTATCCCTTGCAAGAAGAGCGAGGTATTCTCTACAGCAGCTGATAACCAGACAGAGGTTACCATCCACGTATTGCAGGGTGAGCGTCCAATGGCAGCTCAGAACAAGAGCATCGGCCAGTTCAACCTGACAGGTATCGCTCCAGCTCGCCGTGGTGTTCCTCAGATTGAGGTTACCTTCGATATCGATGCCAACGGTATCTTGAACGTATCAGCTAAGGATAAGGCTACCGGTAAGGAGCAGAGCATCCGCATCGAGGCTTCATCTGGCTTGAGCGAGGACGAGATCAACCGCATGAAGGCTGAGGCAGAGCAGAACGCTGCTGCTGATAAGGCTGAGCGCGAGAAGATTGACAAGATGAACCAGGCTGACAGCATGATCTTCACCACCGAGAACTTCCTGAAGGATAACGGTGATAAGATTCCTGCAGACAAGAAGCCAGGTATCGAGCAGGCATTGCAGCAGTTGAAGGATGCTCACAAGGCTGGTGATGCTGCAGCTATCGATTCAGCTATCAACAACTTG includes these proteins:
- the dnaK gene encoding molecular chaperone DnaK; translated protein: MGKVIGIDLGTTNSCVAVFEGSEPVVIANSEGKRTTPSVVGFVKDGDRKVGDPAKRQAITNPKNTVYSIKRFMGETYAQSQKEAEAMPYTVVNEGGYPRVEIEGRKYTPQEISAMVLQKMKKTAEDYLGQEVTDAVITVPAYFSDSQRQATKEAGQIAGLNVQRIVNEPTAAALAYGVDKANKDMKIAVFDLGGGTFDISILEFGGGVFEVLSTNGDTHLGGDDFDQVIINWLADGFKAEEGVDLRKDPMAMQRLKEAAEKAKIELSSSTSTEINLPYITAVDGMPKHLVKTLTRAQFEQLAHNLIQACLVPCQNAVRDAKLSTSDIDEVILVGGSSRIPAVQTLVKNYFGKEPSKGVNPDEVVAVGAAIQGAILNKEEGVGDIVLLDVTPLTLGIETMGGVMTKLIDANTTIPCKKSEVFSTAADNQTEVTIHVLQGERPMAAQNKSIGQFNLTGIAPARRGVPQIEVTFDIDANGILNVSAKDKATGKEQSIRIEASSGLSEDEINRMKAEAEQNAAADKAEREKIDKMNQADSMIFTTENFLKDNGDKIPADKKPGIEQALQQLKDAHKAGDAAAIDSAINNLNTVMQAASQQMYQGGQQAGPQGAQGGQQAQGGNDGAQDVQDADFEEVK